A genomic stretch from Arachis stenosperma cultivar V10309 chromosome 3, arast.V10309.gnm1.PFL2, whole genome shotgun sequence includes:
- the LOC130969832 gene encoding PLAT domain-containing protein 3-like, with product MCGSYTYHISMASSTAFFSLLFLLSLSFAATIRSDPDAECVFTVYVRTGSVLKGGTDSKIGLKLYDKYGYYIYINNLQAWGGLMGKNYNYFERGNLDIFSGRGPCLESPVCAVNVTSDGAGSHHGWYCNYVEVTTTGPHVSCNQEQFEVEQWLADDTVPYQLWAARNKCRYSLDQARPRPNHGGASLSMSL from the exons aTGTGCGGATCTTACACTTATCACATAAGCATGGCTTCCTCAACAGCgttcttctctctcctctttctacTGTCTCTCTCGTTCGCCGCAACCATCAGATCC GATCCTGATGCGGAGTGCGTGTTTACGGTGTACGTTAGGACGGGATCGGTGTTGAAAGGGGGAACGGATTCCAAGATCGGATTGAAGCTATACGACAAGTACGGTTACTACATCTACATCAACAACCTCCAGGCCTGGGGAGGCTTAATGGGCAAGAACTACAACTACTTCGAACGCGGCAACCTCGACATCTTCAGCGGCAGGGGACCGTGTCTCGAATCACCTGTATGCGCCGTTAATGTCACCTCCGACGGCGCCGGTTCTCATCACGGATGGTACTGCAACTACGTCGAGGTCACCACCACTGGGCCCCACGTCTCCTGCAATCAAGAGCAGTTCGAAGTGGAGCAGTGGCTTGCTGATGATACCGTTCCCTATCAGCTTTGGGCCGCTAGGAATAAGTGCAGGTACAGCTTGGACCAGGCCCGCCCCAGGCCCAACCATGGAGGAGCTAGTCTGTCCATGTCTCTATGA
- the LOC130966898 gene encoding inactive TPR repeat-containing thioredoxin TTL3-like — MGDILPHKYGCCLVFWRRGTTSETSAPIAKINDKNFVKEPNPKYMKRHGGGSKDASSVPTTTSKAQDYSSRSNSSKPHQYKPTLAVTENKVRGTSRVSPAEGYVTQGRRVPQEAVGISGELERMIIDHHKSNGSSTLVRASSSNVMLAGDLGNLRQQSTNSSNSAVGKHIRQENPDPVAYNGRNTNPTEQNVARIEKKDSASFCRALSIRMDPEQLKIMGNEDYKNGRFEEALALYDAAIALDPNKASYRSNRSAALTARGRLLEAVFECREAIQIEPHYHRAHHRLGNLYTRLGETDKALYHYKHAGPEANPEEIARAKNLQLQLNKCTEARRLGDWNNLIKETNNAISCGADSAPQIFALQAEAFLKLRRHQDADEAMSKGPKFKVEDCTKFFGAISNANLLVTRAQVDLVAGRFEAALEAVQEAGRLDSNNREVSKVMRKAKGMAAARSNGNNLFKESKFSEACAAYEEGLAHDPYNSVLLCNRAACRANLAQYDKAVEDCTAALSLRPSYTKARLRRANCNAKLKKWEAAIQDYEILVKETPEDEEVSRALLEAKAQLKEVSVENWNQLDQKYVFVYVNPKKVSNKVLVKCLVMNEKLLIDALKEGSSDPAHLEICVRDSTIANESSNYSEQFKNLKQLLRRLNQDILAKLANLLFRD, encoded by the exons ATGGGAGATATATTGCCGCATAAATATGGTTGCTGCTTAGTATTCTGGAGACGCGGAACAACCTCCGAGACTTCTGCTCCCATTGCCAAAATCAATGACAAGAATTTTGTGAAGGAACCGAACCCAAAATACATGAAAAGGCATGGAGGTGGCTCCAAAGATGCATCTTCGGTGCCAACAACTACGTCCAAAGCCCAAGATTATTCATCACGTTCTAACTCCTCCAAGCCTCATCAATACAAGCCAACTCTTGCTGTGACCGAAAATAAAGTACGAGGCACATCAAGAGTTTCACCTGCTGAGGGCTATGTCACTCAAGGAAGGAGGGTTCCCCAAGAAGCCGTTGGCATATCCGGCGAGCTCGAAAGAATGATCATTGATCATCACAAGTCCAATGGAAGCAGTACCCTTGTTAGAGCTTCATCAAGCAATGTCATGCTGGCTGGTGATTTAGGTAACCTGAGGCAACAGAGTACCAATTCAAGCAATAGTGCTGTGGGCAAACATATTAGGCAAGAAAACCCAGACCCGGTTGCTTATAACGGAAGAAACACAAATCCTACGGAGCAAAATGTGGCcagaatagaaaagaaagacTCTGCTTCTTTTTGCAGAGCACTATCTATTAGAATGGATCCAGAGCAGTTGAAGATAATGGGAAATGAAGATTACAAGAATGGGAGGTTTGAAGAGGCTTTAGCTTTGTATGATGCTGCGATTGCGCTTGATCCGAATAAGGCATCGTATAGGAGCAACAGAAGTGCAGCATTAACTGCACGTGGTAGGCTCTTGGAAGCTGTGTTTGAGTGTAGAGAAGCCATCCAAATAGAGCCTCATTACCATAGAGCTCATCATCGATTGGGAAACTTGTACACAAG ATTAGGGGAAACAGATAAGGCCCTTTATCATTATAAACATGCAGGACCTGAGGCTAATCCAGAAGAGATTGCAAGAGCAAAGAATCTTCAGCTCCAGCTAAACAAGTGCACCGAGGCTCGCAGGTTAGGAGATTGGAACAACCTCATCAAGGAGACTAATAACGCTATATCATGCGGTGCAGATTCCGCTCCACAG ATATTTGCATTGCAAGCAGAAGCATTTTTAAAGCTCCGAAGGCATCAAGATGCAGACGAAGCAATGTCAAAGGGTCCAAAGTTTAAAGTTGAGGATTGTACCAAGTTCTTTGGAGCCATAAGTAATGCAAATTTGTTGGTGACTCGGGCTCAAGTTGATTTGGTTGCTGGCAG ATTTGAAGCTGCATTAGAAGCAGTTCAAGAAGCAGGTAGGCTAGACTCAAATAACAGGGAGGTTAGCAAAGTGATGAGGAAGGCGAAAGGCATGGCAGCTGCAAGATCAAATGGCAACAACCTTTTCAAGGAATCGAAATTCTCCGAGGCTTGTGCTGCCTATGAAGAGGGTCTTGCCCATGATCCTTATAACTCGGTTTTGCTATGCAACCGAGCTGCTTGTAGAGCAAACTTAGCTCAATACGACAAAGCTGTGGAAGATTGTACGGCTGCTCTTAGTTTGCGCCCATCTTACACCAAGGCCAGGTTGAGAAGAGCTAATTGTAATGCAAAG TTGAAAAAATGGGAAGCTGCAATACAAGACTATGAAATATTGGTAAAAGAGACACCGGAAGATGAGGAAGTAAGTAGGGCTTTGTTGGAGGCCAAAGCGCAACTCA AGGAGGTATCTGTAGAGAATTGGAACCAACTTGACCAAAAATATGTCTTTGTTTATGTCAATCCAAAAAAGGTTTCAAATAAAGTGCTGGTAAAGTGCCTCGTCATGAATGAGAAGTTACTCATTGATGCCTTAAAGGAAGGGTCTTCTGACCCTGCACACCTTGAGATTTG TGTTAGGGATTCTACTATAGCAAATGAAAGCAGCAATTATTCTGAGCAGTTCAAGAATTTAAAGCAGCTACTGAGAAGACTAAATCAGGATATCTTAGCCAAATTAGCCAATT TGCTGTTTAGGGACTAG
- the LOC130969756 gene encoding protein SCO1 homolog 2, mitochondrial, protein MPVSRLVLFPSRRHALTALLPRFVPSVSYTKSTPHWKAKSNGRSVYPSGPPSQPSSSFATYALSAALLGFAGFAAFFHYNDERRAVPKGHQQDDSRSRNIINGPIIGGPFSLINTDKQTVTERNFLGNWVLLYFGYTSSPDIGPEQVLIMAKTIDILESKEHLKILPVFVTIDPQRDTPSQLHAYLKEFDSRIIGLTGPVTAIRQMAQEYRVYFKKVEDDGGDYLVDCSHSMYLLNPNMEVVRCFGVEYNAKELSEAISKELKRKPLTV, encoded by the exons CCCTCGAGGCGCCACGCTCTCACTGCTCTTCTTCCCAG GTTTGTTCCATCTGTGAGCTATACCAAGTCGACGCCACACTGGAAAGCGAAGTCCAATGGCCGTTCTGTATACCCTAGTGGACCGCCATCCCAGCCTTCTAGTTCCTTCGCTACTTATGCTCTT TCAGCTGCTCTTCTAGGATTTGCTGGCTTTgctgctttctttcattacaaCGATGAGAGGAGAGCTGTTCCCAAAG GTCATCAACAGGATGATAGCCGCAGCAGAAATATTATCAATGGACCCATAATTGGAGGTCCCTTTTCGCTTATTAATACAgacaaacaaacagttacagAACGTAATTTTCTTGGGAATTGGGTTCTTCTCTACTTCGGTTATACCTCATCCCCTGATATTGGGCCAGAGCAAGTTTTGATCATGGCCAAGACAATTGATATTTTAG AATCTAAAGAACATCTCAAGATTTTACCGGTATTTGTTACTATTGATCCTCAACGTGATACTCCCTCGCAGCTTCATGCATACCTTAAAG AGTTCGACTCTAGAATCATTGGATTAACTGGGCCTGTCACAGCTATTAGGCAGATGGCACAAGAATATCgtgtttattttaaaaaagttgaAGATGATGGTGGCGATTATCTTGTTGACTGTTCCCACAGCAT GTATTTGTTAAACCCCAACATGGAGGTTGTGAGATGCTTCGGAGTAGAGTATAATGCAAAGGAGTTGTCAGAAGCTATATCGAAAGAACTAAAGAGAAAACCCTTGACTGTATAA